From Candidatus Nitricoxidivorans perseverans, the proteins below share one genomic window:
- a CDS encoding lytic transglycosylase domain-containing protein, with translation MRLTVLLFAVFCGPAWAGAQKYEHLAASVRTALSASIADQSVPELKIPDAVERVNWLTEMSRRLGKRMPDRKARLGFLKTVHYEATRAGLDPQLVMGLIQVESGFKKYALSSAGARGYMQVMPFWIKEIGRKGDNLFHLRTNLRYGCVILRHYLDIEKGDLYRALGRYNGSLGAPEYPNMVRAAWERQWGWGPRVIQARQ, from the coding sequence ATGCGCCTGACCGTCCTCCTGTTCGCAGTCTTTTGCGGCCCGGCCTGGGCGGGCGCACAGAAATACGAGCATCTGGCGGCAAGCGTCCGGACCGCGCTATCGGCGTCAATCGCGGACCAGTCCGTCCCCGAACTGAAGATTCCCGATGCCGTCGAGAGGGTCAACTGGCTGACAGAGATGTCGCGGCGGCTCGGAAAGCGCATGCCCGACCGCAAGGCGCGCCTCGGCTTCCTGAAGACCGTCCATTACGAGGCCACGCGGGCGGGGCTCGACCCGCAGCTCGTGATGGGACTGATCCAGGTGGAGAGCGGCTTCAAGAAGTACGCCCTTTCGTCCGCCGGCGCGCGCGGCTACATGCAGGTGATGCCGTTCTGGATCAAGGAGATCGGCAGGAAGGGTGACAACTTGTTCCACCTGCGCACCAACCTGCGCTACGGCTGCGTCATCCTGCGCCACTACCTCGACATCGAGAAAGGCGACCTCTACCGCGCGCTGGGCCGCTACAACGGCAGCCTGGGCGCGCCGGAGTACCCGAACATGGTGCGCGCGGCGTGGGAAAGGCAATGGGGCTGGGGGCCGAGGGTGATCCAGGCGCGCCAGTAA
- a CDS encoding proline--tRNA ligase, translated as MRARQFFISTLKEAPADAEVVSQKLMLRAGMIRRLAAGIYTWMPMGLRVVRKVERIVREEMNRAGAIELFMPAVQPAELWQESNRWEKYGPELLRFKDRHSRDFVIGPTHEEVITDVVRREIKSYRQLPRHFYQIQTKFRDEIRPRFGVMRGREFTMKDGYSFHASFEDLEREYANMFETYTRIFTRLGLGFRAVAADTGSIGGTGSHEFHVLADSGEDAIAFCPDSDYAANVELAEALAPTMPRGAAAEALEKKATPGKIRCEDVAEFLGAAVADTVKAIAVVHDGEFTLLLVRGDHSLNEIKAGKLPGLDPFRFATDEEVERFLGCRPGYIGPVDVDRAKVRVIADRTVAAMDNFVCGANEAGFHLTGANWGRDLPEPDFVADIRNVVAGDPSPDGRGILDICRGIEVGHIFQLRTKYAEALQCKFLDESGKERIMEMGCYGIGVTRIVGAAIEQGHDDRGIIFPAAIAPFELVIVPMGWGKSPAVREAAGKLYAELAAAGIDVILDDRDERPGSMLADWELIGIPHRIVVGERGLKEGLVEYQGRRGAEATMVAQAEAAAFVRTRICA; from the coding sequence ATGCGCGCCCGCCAGTTCTTCATCAGCACCCTCAAGGAAGCCCCCGCCGACGCCGAAGTCGTCAGCCAGAAACTCATGCTGCGCGCCGGCATGATCCGGCGGCTCGCCGCCGGCATCTACACCTGGATGCCCATGGGCCTGCGCGTGGTGCGCAAGGTCGAGCGCATCGTGCGCGAGGAAATGAACCGGGCCGGCGCCATCGAGCTGTTCATGCCCGCCGTGCAGCCGGCCGAGCTCTGGCAGGAATCGAACCGCTGGGAGAAATACGGTCCGGAACTGCTGAGATTCAAGGATCGTCACAGTCGGGATTTCGTCATCGGCCCGACGCACGAGGAAGTCATCACCGACGTGGTGCGCCGCGAGATCAAAAGCTACCGCCAGCTGCCCAGGCATTTCTACCAGATCCAGACAAAGTTCCGCGACGAGATCCGCCCGCGCTTCGGCGTCATGCGCGGCCGCGAATTCACGATGAAGGACGGCTATTCCTTCCATGCGTCCTTCGAGGACCTGGAGCGGGAATACGCCAACATGTTCGAAACCTACACCCGCATCTTCACGCGGCTGGGGCTGGGCTTCCGCGCCGTGGCGGCGGACACCGGCTCGATCGGCGGCACCGGCTCGCACGAGTTCCACGTGCTGGCCGATTCCGGCGAGGATGCCATCGCCTTCTGCCCGGATTCTGACTACGCCGCCAACGTCGAACTGGCCGAGGCGCTGGCGCCGACGATGCCGCGCGGCGCCGCCGCCGAGGCGCTGGAAAAGAAGGCCACGCCCGGCAAGATACGCTGCGAAGACGTCGCCGAGTTCCTCGGCGCGGCCGTGGCCGATACCGTCAAGGCCATCGCCGTCGTCCATGACGGCGAGTTCACGCTGCTGCTCGTGCGCGGCGACCACAGCCTCAACGAGATCAAGGCCGGCAAGCTGCCGGGGCTCGATCCGTTCCGCTTCGCCACCGACGAGGAAGTCGAGCGTTTCCTAGGCTGCCGTCCCGGCTATATCGGCCCGGTGGATGTCGACCGCGCAAAGGTGCGCGTCATCGCCGACCGCACCGTGGCCGCGATGGACAACTTCGTCTGCGGCGCCAACGAGGCCGGCTTCCACCTCACCGGCGCCAACTGGGGCCGCGACCTGCCCGAACCGGATTTCGTCGCCGACATCCGCAACGTCGTGGCCGGCGATCCCTCGCCCGACGGCCGAGGCATCCTCGACATCTGCCGCGGCATCGAGGTCGGCCATATCTTCCAGTTGCGCACAAAATACGCCGAGGCGCTCCAGTGCAAGTTCCTGGACGAATCCGGCAAGGAGCGCATCATGGAAATGGGCTGCTACGGCATCGGCGTCACGCGCATCGTCGGCGCCGCCATCGAGCAGGGCCACGACGATCGCGGCATCATCTTCCCCGCCGCCATCGCCCCCTTCGAGCTGGTCATCGTGCCCATGGGCTGGGGCAAGTCGCCGGCCGTGCGCGAGGCGGCCGGGAAGCTTTACGCCGAACTGGCGGCGGCGGGCATCGACGTCATCCTCGACGACCGCGACGAGCGGCCCGGCTCGATGCTCGCCGACTGGGAGCTGATCGGCATCCCTCACCGCATCGTCGTCGGCGAACGCGGCCTCAAGGAAGGACTGGTCGAATACCAGGGCCGGCGGGGCGCCGAGGCCACGATGGTGGCGCAGGCGGAAGCGGCGGCTTTCGTCCGCACCAGGATATGCGCCTGA
- a CDS encoding RNA pyrophosphohydrolase translates to MLDREGYRPNVGIILANSKNEVFWGKRIREHSWQFPQGGIKKGETPEEAMYRELQEEVGLLPDHVRILGRTRDWLRYDVPKQWIRREWRGTYRGQKQIWFLLRLVGRDSDVSLRASEHPEFDAWRWSDYWVPLDAVIEFKRAVYEQALSELARHLFHRPADCASHGVSHDWVSG, encoded by the coding sequence ATGCTTGATCGTGAAGGCTATCGCCCGAACGTCGGCATCATCCTGGCCAACAGCAAGAACGAGGTTTTCTGGGGAAAGCGGATCCGCGAACACTCCTGGCAGTTCCCGCAAGGGGGCATCAAGAAGGGCGAAACGCCGGAGGAGGCCATGTATCGCGAACTCCAGGAAGAGGTCGGGCTGTTGCCGGATCATGTCCGCATTCTCGGTCGCACCCGCGACTGGCTGCGCTATGACGTGCCAAAGCAGTGGATTCGCCGCGAGTGGCGCGGCACCTACAGGGGCCAGAAGCAGATATGGTTCCTGCTGCGCCTGGTCGGCCGCGATTCCGACGTCAGCCTGCGCGCCTCCGAACACCCGGAATTCGATGCCTGGCGCTGGAGCGATTACTGGGTGCCGCTCGACGCCGTCATCGAGTTCAAGCGCGCCGTCTATGAGCAGGCATTGTCCGAACTGGCCCGGCATCTGTTCCACCGCCCCGCCGACTGCGCGTCGCACGGGGTTTCCCATGACTGGGTTTCGGGATGA
- a CDS encoding CNP1-like family protein, which yields MSRLPAVLRRCLVGGCLAAVAAHADIGFRNFEDPDTVKWAEGEYSLPAYPNDGNLIEFYVSAVATNRFFIDKASLSVGKDGVARYVLVVKTAGGATNVTFEGIRCGYREYRLYATGRADRTWAPSRTDQWRPIENKPVNRHHAALDREFFCPLGVAIFNAEEGIEALRLGRNPRAPER from the coding sequence ATGAGCAGGCTCCCGGCGGTGTTGCGGCGCTGCCTTGTCGGCGGCTGCCTTGCGGCCGTGGCTGCGCATGCCGACATCGGGTTTCGGAATTTCGAAGACCCCGACACGGTGAAATGGGCGGAAGGCGAGTACTCGCTCCCCGCCTATCCCAACGACGGCAACCTGATCGAGTTCTATGTCAGCGCCGTGGCGACGAACCGATTCTTCATCGACAAGGCCAGCCTCTCCGTCGGCAAGGATGGCGTCGCCCGCTATGTCCTGGTGGTCAAAACAGCCGGCGGTGCCACCAACGTGACCTTCGAAGGCATTCGCTGCGGTTACCGGGAATACCGGCTGTATGCGACCGGCCGCGCGGACCGAACGTGGGCGCCGTCGCGCACCGACCAGTGGCGGCCGATCGAAAACAAGCCCGTCAACCGGCACCATGCCGCGCTCGACCGCGAGTTCTTCTGCCCCCTCGGCGTGGCGATCTTCAATGCCGAGGAGGGGATCGAGGCTCTCAGGCTGGGCAGGAACCCCCGCGCGCCGGAACGATAG
- a CDS encoding OsmC family protein, with protein MECTVRWHEGMSFIAETGSGHMVAMDGSPEAGGRDLAPRPMELLLAGTGGCTSFDVVLILKRSRQEVTGCEVRLTAERAESDPKVFTHIHFHFIVKGRSLKPDIVERAIKLSAEKYCSASIMLGKTAEMTHDWEIVEG; from the coding sequence ATGGAATGCACCGTACGCTGGCATGAGGGAATGAGCTTCATCGCCGAGACCGGCAGCGGGCACATGGTTGCCATGGACGGCTCGCCGGAAGCCGGCGGGCGCGATCTCGCCCCGAGGCCGATGGAGCTGTTGCTGGCCGGCACCGGCGGCTGCACATCGTTCGACGTGGTGTTGATCCTCAAGCGCAGCCGCCAGGAAGTCACCGGCTGCGAGGTCAGGCTGACCGCCGAGCGCGCGGAGTCCGACCCGAAGGTCTTCACCCACATCCATTTCCATTTCATCGTGAAGGGCAGGAGCCTGAAACCCGACATAGTGGAGCGGGCCATCAAGCTTTCGGCGGAAAAGTACTGTTCCGCCTCCATCATGCTCGGCAAGACCGCCGAGATGACCCACGACTGGGAAATCGTCGAGGGCTGA
- the rplM gene encoding 50S ribosomal protein L13, which produces MKTFSAKPHEVTRDWFVVDATDKVLGRLATEIARRLRGKHKPIFTPHVDTGDFIVVVNVEKLRVTGNKAEDKMYYRHSGYPGGIYETNFTKLQQRFPGRILEKAVKGMLPKGPLGYAMLKKMKCYAGGNHPHAAQQPKALEI; this is translated from the coding sequence ATGAAAACATTTTCCGCAAAGCCGCACGAGGTCACGCGCGACTGGTTCGTCGTCGACGCGACGGACAAGGTGCTCGGACGCCTGGCTACCGAGATCGCCCGCCGACTGCGCGGCAAGCACAAGCCGATATTCACGCCGCACGTGGATACGGGCGACTTCATCGTCGTCGTCAACGTCGAGAAGCTGCGCGTGACGGGCAACAAGGCCGAGGACAAGATGTATTACCGCCACTCCGGCTATCCCGGTGGCATCTATGAGACCAACTTCACCAAGCTCCAGCAACGCTTTCCGGGGCGCATCCTCGAGAAGGCCGTTAAGGGCATGCTGCCCAAGGGGCCGCTCGGCTATGCGATGCTGAAGAAAATGAAATGCTACGCCGGCGGCAATCACCCGCACGCGGCGCAGCAGCCCAAAGCCTTGGAAATCTGA
- the rpsI gene encoding 30S ribosomal protein S9, with translation MAANYYYGTGRRKTAVARVFMKSGSGKFVVNDKPLDEFFSRETGRMVVRQPLELTQHAATFDILVNVTGGGESGQAGAVRHGITRALIEYDARLKPALSQAGFVTRDAREVERKKVGFRKARRRKQFSKR, from the coding sequence ATGGCAGCCAATTACTATTACGGCACCGGCCGCCGCAAGACCGCGGTGGCGCGTGTGTTCATGAAGTCCGGCAGCGGCAAGTTCGTTGTCAATGACAAGCCGCTGGACGAGTTCTTTTCCCGCGAAACCGGCCGCATGGTCGTGCGCCAGCCGCTGGAACTGACCCAGCACGCGGCGACGTTCGACATCCTGGTCAATGTCACCGGCGGCGGCGAATCCGGCCAGGCCGGCGCGGTTCGCCACGGCATCACGCGCGCGCTGATCGAGTACGATGCGAGGCTGAAGCCCGCCTTGTCCCAGGCCGGTTTCGTCACCCGCGATGCCCGCGAGGTCGAGCGCAAGAAGGTCGGCTTCCGTAAGGCGCGTCGGCGCAAGCAGTTCTCGAAGCGCTGA
- the argC gene encoding N-acetyl-gamma-glutamyl-phosphate reductase produces MIKVGIVGGTGYTGVELLRLLAQHPEVELAAITSRGEAGSAVADMFPSLRGRVALKFSDPRDAALADCDMVFFATPNGIAMREARTLLDAGVRIIDLAADFRIRDVSVWEKWYGMAHAAPDLVSEAVYGLPEVSRESIRTARLVANPGCYPTATQLGLLPLVESGCVDLDHLIVDAKSGVSGAGRRAETHILFAEASDSFRAYAVSGHRHLPEMRQGLARAAGREVGLTFVPHLTPMIRGIHATLYARITREEDFQALFERRYAGEPFVDVLPPKSHPDTRSVRAANFCRVAVHRPQGGDTLVVLSVIDNLVKGAAGQAVQNMNLMFGFDECLGLSQVPILP; encoded by the coding sequence ATGATCAAGGTGGGCATTGTCGGCGGTACCGGGTACACGGGCGTCGAACTTCTTCGCCTGCTGGCGCAGCATCCCGAAGTCGAACTGGCGGCCATCACTTCCCGCGGCGAAGCGGGGTCGGCGGTGGCGGACATGTTCCCCAGCTTGCGCGGACGGGTTGCGCTGAAGTTCAGCGACCCCCGGGACGCGGCGCTGGCCGACTGCGACATGGTGTTCTTCGCCACGCCCAATGGGATCGCCATGCGGGAGGCGCGTACGCTGCTGGATGCCGGCGTGCGCATCATTGACCTGGCCGCGGATTTTCGCATCCGGGACGTTTCGGTCTGGGAAAAATGGTACGGCATGGCTCATGCCGCGCCCGACCTGGTGTCTGAAGCTGTTTATGGACTGCCGGAGGTGAGCCGGGAGTCCATCCGCACGGCGCGCCTGGTGGCCAATCCCGGCTGCTATCCGACCGCCACTCAGCTGGGCTTGCTGCCGCTGGTCGAGTCTGGCTGCGTCGACCTTGACCATTTGATCGTCGATGCAAAATCGGGGGTTTCGGGTGCCGGACGCAGGGCGGAAACCCATATCCTGTTTGCCGAGGCTTCCGACAGCTTCAGGGCCTACGCCGTTTCCGGCCATCGCCATCTGCCGGAGATGCGTCAGGGGCTGGCGCGTGCCGCCGGCCGCGAGGTGGGCCTGACGTTCGTCCCCCACCTGACGCCCATGATCCGGGGAATACACGCGACGCTGTATGCCCGCATCACCCGGGAGGAAGATTTCCAGGCCTTGTTCGAGCGCCGCTACGCGGGTGAGCCCTTCGTGGATGTATTGCCGCCCAAGTCCCATCCCGACACGCGCTCGGTGCGCGCCGCCAACTTCTGCCGCGTTGCCGTGCACCGGCCCCAGGGCGGAGATACGCTGGTGGTGCTGTCGGTGATCGACAACTTGGTCAAGGGTGCTGCCGGCCAGGCGGTGCAAAATATGAACCTCATGTTCGGCTTCGACGAATGCTTGGGCCTTTCCCAGGTTCCCATCCTGCCTTGA
- a CDS encoding polymer-forming cytoskeletal protein → MIFHKTSKPQTRIDSLIGAGTVITGDITYSGGLRVDGEVKGNVRSTDEQPSTLVISEHARIEGEISVSHLVINGTVIGPVHSSEFLELQTRARVTGDMEYNTIEMHLGAVVQGRLVHQGTPAKTAVELKLASSN, encoded by the coding sequence ATGATATTCCATAAAACCAGCAAACCGCAGACACGGATCGACAGCTTGATCGGTGCTGGTACCGTGATTACGGGCGATATCACCTATTCGGGCGGCCTTCGCGTCGATGGCGAAGTCAAGGGCAACGTGCGATCGACCGACGAGCAACCGAGCACGCTGGTGATCAGCGAGCACGCTCGTATCGAGGGCGAGATCAGCGTATCCCATCTGGTCATTAATGGCACGGTGATCGGCCCGGTCCATTCCAGCGAGTTCCTGGAACTCCAGACGCGGGCGCGAGTCACGGGCGATATGGAATACAACACCATCGAAATGCATTTGGGCGCCGTCGTCCAAGGGCGCCTGGTACATCAGGGGACACCCGCCAAGACGGCGGTGGAACTGAAGCTGGCTTCGAGCAATTGA
- the erpA gene encoding iron-sulfur cluster insertion protein ErpA has translation MNAPLNFTDSAANKVRELIQEEGNPELKLRVFVTGGGCSGFQYGFTFDEVANDDDTAMEKNGVTLLIDPMSYQYLVGAEIDYTEGLEGSQFVIKNPNAASTCGCGSSFSPGGSCGG, from the coding sequence ATGAATGCACCATTGAACTTCACCGACAGCGCCGCCAACAAGGTCAGGGAGCTGATCCAGGAGGAGGGCAATCCGGAACTGAAGCTGCGCGTCTTCGTGACGGGCGGCGGCTGCTCCGGTTTCCAGTACGGATTCACCTTCGACGAGGTTGCCAACGATGACGACACGGCGATGGAAAAGAACGGCGTCACCCTGCTGATCGATCCGATGAGCTACCAGTACTTGGTCGGCGCGGAAATCGACTACACCGAGGGCCTGGAGGGCTCGCAGTTCGTGATCAAGAACCCGAACGCCGCCAGCACGTGCGGTTGCGGTTCTTCCTTCTCGCCCGGCGGCAGCTGCGGCGGATGA
- a CDS encoding anhydro-N-acetylmuramic acid kinase, whose amino-acid sequence MSGDLYVGLMSGTSLDGVDAALVDFSPVGTPACLATHYQPYPDDLKAEVLALHEPGENEIARAGRVANRLARKYADAVRKLLTASNMPSTKVRAIGCHGQTIRHAPAEGYTLQLNNPALLVELAGITVVADFRSRDIAAGGQGAPLVPAFHDAVFRIPDRHRIILNIGGIANITDLAPGRPTGGFDCGPGNMLLDAWIHRCQCKPFDQDGQWGGSGKALPELLARLVAHPFFETRPPKSCGREQFNLGWLESMLSGEESPEDVQTTLAALTATGIADAIGRWCGNPEELFVCGGGARNTALLGELSARLPSVRIATTDVLGLPADWVEAIAFAWLARRSLLGLPGNLPEVTGARGERMLGAVYPA is encoded by the coding sequence GTGTCTGGCGATCTCTATGTCGGGCTGATGTCCGGCACCAGCCTAGATGGCGTCGATGCCGCTCTCGTTGATTTTTCTCCTGTCGGCACCCCCGCCTGCCTCGCCACCCATTACCAGCCCTATCCGGACGATCTGAAGGCCGAAGTCCTGGCGCTGCACGAACCGGGCGAAAATGAGATCGCGCGGGCGGGGCGGGTTGCCAACCGGCTCGCGAGGAAATACGCGGATGCCGTCCGGAAGCTGCTGACCGCGTCGAACATGCCGTCGACAAAAGTTCGCGCCATCGGCTGCCATGGTCAAACCATCCGCCACGCGCCGGCCGAGGGCTATACGCTCCAGCTGAACAATCCGGCCCTGCTGGTCGAACTGGCCGGGATCACCGTCGTCGCCGATTTCCGCAGCCGCGATATCGCCGCGGGCGGCCAGGGTGCGCCGCTGGTGCCGGCGTTCCATGATGCGGTCTTTCGCATTCCCGATCGGCACCGGATCATCCTGAACATCGGCGGCATCGCCAACATCACCGATCTGGCACCCGGGCGGCCCACGGGCGGCTTCGACTGCGGCCCCGGCAACATGCTCCTGGACGCCTGGATTCACCGCTGCCAGTGCAAACCTTTTGATCAGGACGGCCAGTGGGGGGGCAGCGGCAAGGCGCTGCCCGAGCTGCTGGCGCGGCTGGTCGCACATCCGTTTTTCGAAACGCGTCCCCCGAAGAGCTGTGGTCGGGAACAGTTCAATCTGGGCTGGCTCGAGTCGATGCTCTCGGGGGAGGAATCGCCGGAAGATGTTCAGACCACCCTGGCCGCCCTTACGGCAACCGGCATCGCCGATGCCATCGGCCGCTGGTGCGGGAATCCGGAAGAATTGTTCGTCTGCGGCGGCGGCGCCCGAAACACCGCGTTGCTCGGTGAGCTGTCTGCTCGGCTGCCTTCGGTCCGAATCGCTACAACCGATGTCCTGGGCCTGCCGGCGGACTGGGTGGAAGCCATCGCCTTTGCCTGGCTGGCCCGGCGCTCCCTCCTGGGACTGCCGGGCAATCTGCCCGAGGTGACGGGGGCTCGTGGAGAAAGGATGCTGGGGGCTGTTTATCCGGCCTGA
- a CDS encoding M23 family metallopeptidase, with amino-acid sequence MPFWSLAGVAGISIFGMVAASFGTAPTGTELQDIRRTVVENIALPGLDAIDSAADGFVREERIRRGDTVAGLLARLGVHEGNALEFLHGNKDADAIFRQLSPGKNVTARINGQGGLESLIFPLNGGKDQALFIEKRGDGFDLAEQPLHLETRVLLKSAEIHHSLFGATDAADIPDSVATGLADIFGGDIDFHRDIRKGDRFSVVYESISHLGKPVRTGRILAAEFVNDGRAYQAVWFEGEEGRGGYYTADGKNIRKAFLRSPLEFSRITSGFTSARFHPVLQKWRAHNGIDYGAPTGTRIRATGDGVVEFAGVQGGYGKVVILRHQSRYTTLYGHLSRFASGIRKGGRVGQGDVIAYVGATGLATGPHLHYEFRVNGAHQNPLAVALPSAPPLASHQLPRFREQAQGVLARIDLIRGANLALLE; translated from the coding sequence GTGCCGTTCTGGTCATTGGCGGGCGTCGCCGGCATCTCCATCTTCGGCATGGTTGCCGCTTCATTTGGAACGGCGCCAACAGGCACGGAACTTCAGGACATACGGCGAACGGTTGTCGAAAATATCGCACTGCCCGGCCTCGATGCCATCGACAGCGCCGCCGACGGTTTCGTGCGCGAAGAGCGCATCCGGCGCGGCGACACGGTTGCCGGCCTCTTGGCGCGGCTCGGCGTGCACGAAGGAAACGCCCTCGAGTTCCTGCACGGCAACAAGGATGCCGACGCGATCTTCCGCCAATTGAGCCCGGGCAAGAATGTCACTGCCCGCATAAACGGCCAGGGCGGGCTTGAGTCCTTGATTTTCCCCCTGAACGGCGGCAAGGATCAGGCGCTGTTCATCGAGAAACGCGGAGATGGCTTTGACCTTGCCGAACAACCCCTCCACCTGGAGACCCGCGTTCTGCTGAAGTCCGCGGAGATTCACCATTCCCTGTTCGGCGCCACCGACGCCGCGGACATTCCGGACAGCGTGGCAACCGGCCTGGCCGATATTTTTGGCGGCGACATCGACTTCCATCGGGACATCCGCAAGGGCGACCGCTTCTCGGTGGTGTATGAATCCATCAGCCATCTGGGCAAACCAGTCCGCACGGGGCGAATCCTGGCCGCCGAGTTCGTCAATGATGGTCGGGCCTACCAAGCGGTCTGGTTCGAGGGCGAGGAGGGGCGCGGCGGCTACTATACGGCCGACGGCAAGAACATCCGCAAGGCATTCCTTCGATCGCCCCTCGAATTTTCCCGCATCACATCCGGTTTCACTTCTGCCCGTTTCCATCCTGTCTTGCAGAAGTGGCGCGCCCACAATGGCATCGATTACGGCGCCCCGACAGGCACGCGGATCAGGGCTACGGGCGATGGCGTCGTGGAATTCGCGGGTGTCCAGGGCGGCTATGGCAAGGTGGTCATCCTGCGCCACCAGAGCCGCTATACGACGCTGTATGGCCATCTTTCGCGGTTCGCCTCAGGAATCAGGAAAGGGGGACGTGTCGGGCAGGGGGATGTAATCGCTTACGTGGGGGCAACCGGCCTGGCCACCGGTCCCCATCTCCATTACGAATTCCGCGTCAATGGCGCACATCAGAACCCGCTGGCCGTTGCCCTGCCCAGCGCACCGCCTCTCGCATCCCATCAATTGCCCCGTTTCCGCGAGCAGGCGCAGGGGGTGCTCGCACGCATCGATCTGATTCGCGGCGCCAATCTGGCCCTGCTGGAGTAG
- the tyrS gene encoding tyrosine--tRNA ligase produces MIDIESQLALVKRGADELLIEADLIEKLKDGRPLRVKAGFDPTAPDLHLGHTVLINKLRHFQELGHHVMFLIGDFTGMIGDPTGKNATRPPLSREQILANAQTYREQVFKILDPEKTEICLNSTWFEPIGAAGMIKLAALHTVARMLERDDFSKRYAGGQPIAIHEFLYPLCQGYDSVAMKSDVELGGTDQKFNLLVGRELQKHYGQPPQCVLMMPLLEGLDGVNKMSKSLGNYIGIAEPPKEIFGKLMSVSDDLMWRYFDLLSFRGSGEIARLRKEVAEGRNPRDVKVMLAQEIVARFHSKREAEEALADFEARFQRGALPDDMPELSVVAAPVAQVLKQAGLAASTSEALRLIDGGGVRINGEKVDDKCLFLGAGETVVLQVGKRKFARITLT; encoded by the coding sequence ATGATCGACATCGAATCCCAACTGGCGCTTGTCAAGCGTGGCGCCGACGAGCTCTTGATCGAGGCGGACCTGATCGAAAAACTAAAGGATGGCAGACCCCTGAGGGTCAAGGCCGGCTTCGATCCCACTGCGCCCGACCTGCATCTAGGGCACACGGTACTGATCAACAAGCTGCGCCATTTCCAGGAACTTGGCCATCATGTCATGTTCCTGATCGGCGATTTCACGGGCATGATCGGCGATCCGACGGGCAAAAACGCCACCCGTCCGCCCTTATCGAGGGAACAGATTCTCGCGAATGCGCAGACCTACCGGGAGCAGGTATTCAAGATCCTCGATCCGGAAAAGACCGAAATCTGCCTCAATTCGACCTGGTTCGAGCCGATCGGCGCCGCCGGGATGATCAAGCTGGCGGCGCTGCACACCGTGGCTCGCATGCTGGAGCGCGATGATTTCTCGAAACGCTATGCCGGCGGACAGCCCATCGCCATCCATGAATTTCTCTATCCGCTGTGCCAGGGTTACGACTCCGTGGCCATGAAGTCGGATGTGGAACTGGGCGGCACCGACCAGAAATTCAACCTGCTGGTGGGACGCGAATTGCAGAAGCACTACGGCCAGCCGCCCCAGTGCGTCCTGATGATGCCTCTTCTGGAAGGGCTGGACGGCGTCAATAAGATGTCCAAGTCCCTGGGTAACTACATTGGCATCGCCGAACCGCCGAAGGAAATTTTCGGCAAGCTGATGTCGGTGTCTGACGACCTGATGTGGCGCTACTTCGACCTGCTCTCGTTTCGCGGCAGCGGCGAGATCGCCCGGCTCCGGAAAGAGGTTGCAGAGGGACGCAACCCACGCGACGTGAAGGTGATGCTGGCCCAGGAAATCGTTGCCAGGTTCCACTCCAAAAGAGAGGCAGAGGAGGCGTTGGCGGACTTCGAGGCGCGATTTCAGCGCGGCGCCCTGCCCGATGACATGCCGGAGTTGTCGGTTGTCGCGGCACCGGTTGCGCAGGTACTGAAGCAGGCGGGCCTAGCGGCCAGCACATCCGAGGCGCTGCGCCTGATCGATGGCGGCGGCGTGCGCATCAATGGAGAAAAAGTGGACGACAAATGCCTCTTCCTTGGTGCCGGCGAGACTGTCGTCCTCCAGGTGGGCAAGCGCAAGTTCGCTCGCATCACGCTAACCTGA